GGTTTATCTTATGTTCTCCAGATATTCCGATAAGGTCTTCAAATCCTAAAGCCCAGAAGTCTATAAGGTCATCTTGTTGTTCCATAAAGTTATCGATTTTGTTTACACAAAGGATAACAGGTTTTGTTTTCTTTCTAAGGTAGTAAGCTACTTCCTCATCAAGAGCTGTAAGTCCAGCTTTTCCGTCAACAACAAAGATTATAACGTCAGCCTCAGTTACAGCAACCTCAGCTTGTTCTTTTATCTTTGTCATCATAAAATCATTATTTCTAGGTTCTAGTCCACCTGTGTCAACTAAAACAAATTCTCTTCCGTTCCATTCAGTATCTCTGTAAAGTCTATCTCTTGTAACACCAGGTTGGTCATCAACGATAGCCACTCTATCTCCAACAAGTTTATTGAAAAGAGTTGATTTTCCAACGTTAGGTCTTCCAATAATAGCAACGATTGGTTTCATTATTTCCTCCTATTTCTTTTTAAAATTACCTTTATTATTCTTACTATTTTTATTAGATTTTTTATCTACAAAACTATTTTTATTTTGGTTAGATTTACCTTTATCCCCACTTCTGTTAAAGCTAGCTTTATGAGAAAAGCCTTTCGGATTCTCACGAGGGATAATAATATTTTTTTGTTTTTCCTTTTTACCATTGTCCTTTTCTACAAAGATTTTCTTACCTGTAAAAGGATTAATCTCTGTATAATACATAAGTGTTGCATATGTAGATGGAGTTGGTGTAAAGATTTGCACCTGTTCAGGGCTTATCTTAAGCTCCTCTGATGCAAAAATCTTAAGGTCTAACATATCTTTTTCGTTACAACCTGGGTGGGCTGCTATTAAATAATAAGTCAAAAATTGTTTTTTATCAAGCTTTTTATTTAGTTCATAGAACTTTCTTTTAAATTTGATAAGTTCCTCTTTTCCCGGTTTCCCCATCAAATCCAAAATCTTATCCTCAGTATGTTCTGGAGCGATTTTCATCTGACCAGATACGTGATGAGCCACTATCTCTTCAAGATATTTGTCCCCATAAGTTTTATCCCCAAGTATCAAATCATATCTTATACCAGAGGCTATAAAGACTTTTTTTATCTTTTCTATATTTCTCACTTTTTCAAGTAGAGAGATTTGTTTTTTATGGTTAGGTTTTAGGGCTGGGCAAACATTTGGATAAAGACATCTTTTATCGCTACAAGCCCCAAGCTTTAATTTTTTGCTACACTCCATCTGATACATATTGGCAGTTGGACCACCTACGTCAGATATATTTCCCTTAAATTTTTTATCCTTTGTAATCTCTTTTATCTCTTTAAGGATAGAATCCTCACTTCTAGAAGTTACAGTTCTACCTTGATGGATAGCAATAGCACAGAAATTACACTCTCCATAACAACCTCTATGGGTAGTAAGAGAATATTTTATAGTGTCCATAGCTCTGACTTCTCCCTGAGCTTTATAATAAGGGTGTACATCTCTTTCATATGGAAGTTCGTAGATTTCGTCCAAAAGTTCTTCTGAAAAAAGTTCAGATGGTGGATTTTGTATAAGCCATCTATCTCCGTGCTTTTGGTTAAGCCCCTTTGCAGTTATAGGGTCGCAATTTTTATAGAAAGTATTAAACATCTCTATAAATTTATATTTATCTTCTACACACTCTTCATAAGATGGAACAGTTAGATATTTTTTATTTTCTTCTTTGGAAATATAAGCAAGTCCACGGATATTTCTCCATTCTCTATTTCCTTTTAGAGCATTGGCAAGTTCAAGCATAGATTTTTCCCCCATTCCATAAGAGAGAATATCAGCTTTAGCGTCAAAAATTAGAGAACGTCTAAGATTATTTGACCAATAATCATAGTGGGTAATTCTTCTAAGGCTTGCCTCAATCCCACCAAGAACAATAGGGATTTTACTATTTTTAAAAAATCTTCTGATTAAACCTGTGTAAACTATTGATGCTCTATCTGGACGACGATTATTTTCTCCCCCAGGAGTAAAGTCATCTTTGTGTCTTTTTTTCTTAGTGGCAGTGTAGTTCGCCACCATAGAGTCAACACAACCAGCAGATATAGCCCAATAAATATTTGGTTCTCCAAGACGAGTGATATCATCAGGAGAATTTATATCAGGCTGGGCAATAACTCCCACCTTGTAGCCATTTTTTACAAGCCATTTTCCAATAAGAGCTGTACCATTGTATGAAGAATCTATATAGGTATCTCCAGATATTAAGATAACATCTAGAGAATCCCAACCTAATTTTTTTACTTCTTCTAAAGTAGTAGGTAAAAACATAATTTTACTTCCTTTTTATATTCTAGTTAGCATATGTCTAACAGCAAGTATCCCCATTACAGCAGCGATATTTAATCCACTACCATAACCAGACCCATCTCCAGCAGCGTAAAGTCCGTCGATATTTGTCATCATATTTTTATCAATATCCATTCTTGTACTTCTAAATTTTATTTCTGGGAAGTAAAGAAGTAAGTCAGCTGAGGCAAATCCTGGAGTGATTTTGTCGTGTGCCTCAATAAATTCTATAATATTATCTAAAATTCTCTTTGGACAAGCAAGAGAGATATCTCCAGCTACATAATCAGATGTAGTAGGAACGATATTAAGTCTTTCTAACTTCTCATCAGTAGAACGTTTTCCCTCTTTTAAGTCAGCATAAGATTGAACTAAAAGTTTTCCACCAGTAAGCATTGATGACATTTTAGCAATAGCTGTTGCATACTCAAATGGTTTATCAAATGGCTCTGTAAAAGTTTTTGTACAAAGTAGTGCCAAGTTTGTATTTTGAGATTTTTTATGTTTATAGGCGTGTCCATTTGCTAAAACTACATCGTCAGCATGTTTTTCCATAGCTATAAATCCACTAGGGTTACTACAGAAAGTTCTCATCTTATCTTTGTAAGTTTTAGAATAATATATCATCTTTGCCTCATAGAAGTTTTCGTTTATCTCTTTCATAATAATATCTGGAATCTCTACCCTAACACCAACGTCAATAGCTCCGTTAGAACATCTTACACCAGATTTATGGCACATCTCCATTACCTTTTGAGCTCCACTTCTACCCATAGCAAGTAGGACATTATCAGAATAATATTCTTCCTCTTGACCTTTATAAGTAACTTTAGCTCCTTTTATTTTTCCATCTTCTATGATTAAATCTTCTATATCTCTTTCAACTTTAAACTCTACACCTTTTTCTAAAAGAAAATCTACAAGTTTTGTGTAAAGTTTTCTAGAACCATCAGTTCCAAGGTGCATAGTAGGAGTGTCAATAAGTTGCACTCTATTTTCTATACATTTTCTTTTTATTTCAATCATAGCTTGGTTGTATTTAAGACCAGCAGGTTCTTCAGTAAATCCAAAATCTCTATATATTTGTACAACATCTTTTATAGTTTCGTTAACAACCTCTTTACCAGTTACTTTGTGTACATCTCCTCCAACTTTATAATCCATATTAAATTTAGAATCAGAGAAAGCTCCAGCACCGCTTACACCATAGATTATAGCACAAGTAGGGCAGTTAGCACATTTACCAGTAAGTTCTTTAGGGCAAACTCTATTTTTTAACATCTTTCCTTTGTCGATTACTAAAACTTTTAAATCAGGATTTTTTGTTATAGCCTCATAAGCTCCAAAAACTCCAGCTTGTCCACCACCAAGAAAAATAATATCGTATTTATTCATTAATCCTCCTATTTATTGTTTACTCCAATTAATATTTTGAAAATATACATTAGTTGGTAGATTTGGGTGAATCTCTCCACTTTGATTAGAGAAATCATATATCCAACCACCACTTCCATCTATCTTGTTAAAATCATTCGAATCTATCACTTTGTTAGACTCAGCCAGAGAATCAGTTTTCTCTGTAAAATCTAAAATATTTTTTCCATAAATCTCAGCAAAAGATATTTTTTTGCCATCTCTATCTGTGTAGTCCAAAAGAGCAAGGTCATTTGCCACTCCCTCTTTATTAAGTTCTGGGTAACTACCTGTCAGTTGATAGTATTTTTCAAGGGCAATCCTAATCTCCACAAGACTTGCCTCCACTCTCTCAGCTTTATTAAAATATGTAAGCTCTAGAAAAAATGGTTTAATAGATCTAAAACCAACAAATCCCAAAACTGAAAGAATGATAATTATCTCAAAAAAATAATCTATACGTCTACGTTTATATTTAACCATCTATTTCACCTATCTTTTTGGTTTTATAAAGGCTTTTCTTATTATAATCTCCCCTTTTTTAGGATATGTAATCTCAAGATGAAGAGGACCTCTCTTTACAGATACCCAAGAAAGTCCTTTAAATACAAGTTCTTCTCCACTTTCTACAACAAATTCTTCTGTAACCAAATCTTTTAAATCAGGAGAATCCCAACAATCATCACAAGGTGGATAGAACAGATCTCTTCTATTAGAAGTTTCAAGCTCTTTTGCTTTTTCTAAGTTTGTATCGTGATAACTTATATTTTTTGACGCATAAACAGAGAATATAGGGTCAAACTCGTTTTCACTAAGAACTCTCATCTTAACAAGTCCACCGATAAATATCACTCTATCTTTACCAGTTTTATAAGTTTTTCTAGAAATCTCCATTGATGGAACTATATCAAGGTTACATTTTTCACATACTAAATCTGAAAATCTTCCCTCAGGTATTAGCCCCGGAGTATCAATAAGAGTTATATTTCCATTTGTAATTTTTTTCTTAGAACTTTTTAGAGTAGTTCCAGGATATTTTGATTCAGTGGCGATATTTTTACCGATAATTCTATTTATTATACTTGATTTACCTACGTTTGTAACCCCAAGAACAATAGCTCTTACACCGTCAGGGAAGAAATGATTTAATTTTTTATAAATTCCACTTATTCCATAACCTTTTTTGCTACTTACAATAGCCACATCAAGAGGAGCTATCCCCTCTTCTCCAAGACGATATTTTATCCAATCAGCCACTTCTGATGGGTGTTTATCATCTGGTATCAAATCTATTTTATTAAGAACAACTATAGAATCCATCTCTCTTAAAATATCAAGGATTTCATAGTCAAAAGACCCCTCAAAATCTATGGCGTCAAATATTGCCACAGCCACATCAGCGTCTTTTAAAGCCTCGTGTACCTCTTTTCTATAATCAAGTCTTGATAAAGTTATAGGAAGATACTCCCCATAGTTTTTTATTTTAAAACATCTTTGACAGTACAGATCTTTTCCTTGATTTTCATCTTTTTCCAAAACTGAAAGAGGAAGAAACCCCTCTTTATTTTTATCTGTTCCTTGTAGCTCTATACCACAACCAACACAAAATTTACTCATTTAACCTCCAAATTATATTTTTTCTACAATAATATTAGAACTTGTATAAATACAGATAGAACTTGCTATTAAAAGTGCCTCACGAGCAATATCTTCGGCACTCATATCAGTGTGTTTTAAAAGAGCAAGCCCAGCGGAATAGGCGTAATTTCCACCACTTCCTATTGCTAGCAAATCTTCTTCAGGCTCCAAAACATCTCCATTTCCAGAGATTGAGAAAAGTCCATCTTTTCCTCCAACAACGATAGATGCCTCCATCTCCTTTTGAAATTTATCGTTTCTTATATCTTTTGCAAGTTCAACAGCAGATTTTTTTAAGTTTCCTCTATACTCATCTAAGTATTGTTCAAATTTTTCTTCCAAGACAAAAGCGTCAGCAGCTATCCCTGCAAATCCCAAAACTACATCATAATCTTTTATTTTACGGATTTTTCTTGCTTTTGATTTTACTATTGTATCTCCCAAAGTTACTTGCCCATCACCAGCAATAGCAACCTCGTCACCTTTTTTTACAATTAGTATTGTAGTTGCTTTCATTTTTTCCACGAAAACGTACCTCCATTTCTACAAATTGCTATTTATATTCAAACTTTTTAAAATCACAGGTTTTTTTATAAGTTCTTGATAGATTTTAGTAGTCTCTACACTTAGATGTCCCATAAGTTTTTTTAAGTAGTATATGTTCATTCCGTGAGAAAGCATATAAGCTCCAAAGGTATGCCTAAATATAAAAGGATTTACCTCCTTAGAAATTTCGGCTCTCTTTCCATATTTTACCAAAAGCCGTCTCAAAGAACGGTCACTCAATCTATCAGCAGAACTATTTACAAAAATAATATTTTCATTATATTTATCTTTAAATTTTATTTTTTTAGCCTCTAAATACATTTTTAGATATTTTCTAGCAGTTTCACTGAAGAAAACTCTTCTTATCTCTTTACCATTTGCAATGATAATCTCTCTTTCATTAAGATTTATCGCCATTTCACTTAGCATAATAAGTTCGTTAGGTGTCATTCCTGATGAAAACAGAAGTTCAACAATAAGCCTATCACGAATACCATTACATTTGCTTGTATCAATAATATCTCTTAACTTTTCAATTTCCTCCATAGATAAAATCTCAGGGATTTCAACTATAAAATTAGGAGTTTTTATATGTAACATTGGATTTCTCTCTATCTTCTTATTTTCCAAAAGATATTTAAAGAAAACTCTAAGAGAGGATAACTTTCTTCCAAGACTTCTTTTAGAGATATTTTCCTTTTGAAGTTTTATAGAAAAATCTCTAAGGTCAGTAGAGGATATTTTTTTAATATCTTGGATACTATTTTCATCACAATAAGTTTTCAGTTGCTCCAAATCTTTTTTTAAAGATTTTATACTGCTTGCTTTTTTTCTCTTTGTAAACTCAGAATAAAAAAGAAAATCTTTGATAAGTTTCTCCAAAATAATCCCCCCTCTCACTTAGATATATTTTATCACAAATTACCCTATATATTCAGAAAAATTTTCTTTTAAATAAGTTATAGCTCTTTCAGAGATTTTGTTATATCTCTCTTTTTTATCTCTTATTCTTTTTCCCTCAAGGTCTCTTATCATTCCAAAGTTTGGTCCCATAGGTTGGAAATCTTTTTTCTCCTCAGTGATATATTTTATAATAGCACCGATAGATGATAAGTCTTCAAGAACTAAAGGTTCTTTTCCGATTATTTTATTATAAATATTTATTCCTGCCATAAGCCCTGTTGCCATAGCACATACATATCCCTCACTACCAGTTATTTGACCAGCAAAGAATATATTTTCATACTCTTTTAAATTAAGAGATGTTGTTAAAACCTTTGGAGAATTTATAAAAGTATTTCTGTGCATAACTCCGTATCTTACAAAATCCGCATTTTCAAGCCCCGGAATCATAGAGAAAACTCTTTTTTGCTCTCCCCATCTTAGATTTGTTTGGAATCCTACAAGGTTATATAATTTTCCCTCTTTATCGTCTTGTCTAAGTTGCACAACTGCGAAGTCTCTTGCATTAGTTCTAGGATTTGTAAGTCCTTTTGGTTTTAGTGGTCCAAAAAGTAAAGTTTTTATTCCACGAGAGGCGATTCTTTCAACAGGCATACAAGCCTCAAAAAGTTTTTCCTCTTCAAATTTCTTTAAAGGGATTCTTTCGGCGTTTATTAGATTTTCATAAAATTTGTTATACTCTTCCTCAGTCATAGGGCAGTTTATATACTCTCCGTCCCCTTTGTCATAACGAGATTGGAAATATACTTTGTCTTTATCAATAGACTCAAAAGTTACAATAGGAGCAGCAGCATCATAGAAATATAGATACTCATCCTTTGTAAGTTTTTTTATATTTTCAGATAAAACAGGTGATGTCAAAGGTCCACTTGCAATCAAAACTATTTTATCCATTGGAATCTCTTTTAACTCTTCATTTATAAATTCAATATTAGGGTGATTTTTCAAAATATTTGTAATTTTTTCAGAAAAAAGATTTCTATCAACAGCTAAGGCTTGTCCAGCAGGTACTCTAAATTCGTCAGCTACTTTCATAAGTAAAGAACCAAAAAGTCTAAGCTCCTCTTTCATAAGTCCACTGGCATTTCCAAGATGGTCTCCACCAAGTGAGTTACTACACACAAGTTCTGCAAAATTTTCTGTCTTGTGAGCCTCAGTAGATAATTTTGGTCTCATTTCATAAAGTTTTACTTTTATACCTCTCTCGGCTAATTGGTAAGCAGCCTCACTTCCAGCAAGTCCAGCACCAATAACAATTACTTCTTTATTCATATATTCTCCTATAAAATTATTATCAAATTCGTACACAATATTATACTATATTTTACAAAATATTTCCATAGTAGAGATAATTTTTTAGTAAATATTTATAGAATTTTTTTAATTTATGTGATATAATTAATCGTTATGCCAAAATTTTCTATTGTGTGAGGTGAATAAAGTGGAAGTTATAAGTAAAGATAAACCAAAAGGAAAAGACTATTCAATTATAAAAGCTAAAAGAAAACAAAAAAGAATATTAGAAGAAAAAGCGATAAAACAAAGAACTGAAAATAAAAGACAAAATGCTGAAAAAAGAAAGGCTCAAAATTTAGAGAGTGCTTATCAAGACAAATGTAGAGAAGTAGAGATAGTAGGACTTAGAAAAAATATGCTACTTCTTAACATAGAGGGAGAGGTTGAAAAGAGAGCTCCTCTATATGATAAGAGAAAAGTAAATTCTGGAAATATCGAAAAAGAGATACTAAATGTATTTGTAAAACTTTATGGAAGTGATTTTCCAGTAAGAAAACTTAAAAACTTTAAAGAAAAAAGAGACGAACTAGTTTTTGCCTTTAAAGAACTATTAGATTAAAATCATATTTACTTTTATAATCAAAAAAGGTATAATGTATATATACAAACTTAGGTGTTTCACCACCTTGGTTTTTCAATAAACTGAAAGTGAAGGGGTTCTAAATACAAAAAGTTGTCTTAAATATGACAGCTTTTTTTCTAGAGAAAATTATTGACAGACAGGTCTATATAATATATAATAAAAACACAATTTAATAAAAAAGATTGCTAGGGGAGCCGAAAGGCTGAGAAAGATGTATCTTGACCCTTGGAACCTGATATGGTTAATACCAGCGTAGGGAAGCAAAAGTTTTAATTCTTATTTAATAAAAAAGATAACTAAGATAAGAAAAAAATATTTAGCTCTGTACTTTGGTACAGGGCTTTTTTTATTACAGATTTTAAGGAGGAAGTATGTATTCAACACAAATGGAAGCTGCAAAAAAAGGGATTTTCACAAAGGAAATGGAAATTGTAGCAAGAGATGAGCAAATGACAAAAGAGGAACTTATGGAAAAATTAGCTAAAGGGTCAATAGTAATCCCAGCTAATAAAAATCATAAAAACATCTACCCAAGAGCAGTAGGAGAAGGAACAAGAACAAAAGTAAACGTAAATCTTGGAGTTTCAGAAGACTGCTGTGACTACTGTGGAGAAATGGTAAAAGTTCAAAAAGCTATAGAATATGGAACAGACGCTATAATGGATCTGAGTACATTTGGAGATACTAAAAAATTTAGAAGAGAATTAGTAGAAAAATCTTCAGTTATGTTAGGTACAGTACCAATGTATGACGCTGTTGCAAAACTTGGAAAAAATATAAAAGATATGACTGTTGAAGATCTATTCAAAGTTGTTGAAGAACATTGTGAAGATGGAATAGACTTTTTAACAATCCACGCTGGACTTAATAGAGCTTGTGTAGATAGACTTAGAAATACAAAAAGACTTACAAAAATAGTTAGCCGTGGAGGATCAATTCTTTTCCAATGGATGATATTAAACGACAGAGAAAATCCTTTCTATGAACACTACGACAGACTTTTAGAAATTTGTAGAAAATATGATGTAACTTTAAGTTTAGGAGACGGATTAAGACCTGGAAGTATAAAAGATTCAACAGATGGTCCACAAATCCAAGAATTAATAATTTTAGGAGAACTTACAAAAAGAGCTTGGGAAAAAGATGTACAAGTTATGATTGAAGGACCTGGACACGTTCCAATGCACGAGATTGTTACAAACATGCAATTAGAAAAAAAATTATGTCACAACGCTCCTTTCTATGTATTAGGACCATTAGTAACTGATATAGCTCCAGGATATGACCACATTACAGCAGCAATCGGAGGAGCTATCGCAGCCTCATCTGGAGCAGACTTCCTTTGTTATGTAACTCCAGCAGAACACTTAAGACTTCCAACTTTACAAGATATGAAAGATGGAATAATGGCATCAAGAATAGCTGGACACGCAGCTGATATAGCTAAAGGTCTAAAAGGTGCTAGAGATTGGGACAATAGAATGAGTAAATATAGAGGAGAACTTGATTGGGAAGGACAATTTAAAGAATGTATCGATCCAGAAAAAGCAAAAGAGTACAGAGCATCTTCAATGCCACTTGTAGAAGAAAAAGTTTGTACAATGTGTGGAGATTTATGCCCAATGAAGAGATGTAACGACATCTTAGATTAAATTTAGGAAATAAAAAAGCTGTTGCAATTTATATAAATTATTTTTTTATAGATTTGCAACAGCTATATTAATTTTTAAATTATTTTGCTATTTTATAAACAGCTTTTCTTAAAGATTTTTTCTCTCCAACTTTTAAACAAGGCATATGTGGTTCATCAGTGAAGAATATTATAAAATCCTCTGGAGTAAGAGTAAATACAGTTTCTGGATATTTTTTGAAAAGTCCAAAATCTCCCTCTTCATTAAATGGCTCAGCCACTTCTAACCCTTCATCAGAAAGTAAAACTCCATAGTTTTCAACACCTTCAACGATAACTTGAATGTCTATATATTTTTTGTGAGTTTCAAATAAAGCCTCTTCAAAATCTTTAGTAGATTCTAATTCTTGGAAATTAAAGAATACTTTATCTCCGTCTACTTCATTTCTTCCAAGAGTACCATTTTTGTAATCTCCTCTTTTGATACTATCGATTGCAGTATCTAAATTTTTAGAAAGTCCTTTGTACATTTCTATATCTTTTATTTTACCAACTATCATCAAAACCCCTCCATAATATTATGATACCTTAATTATACCTTGAAAATCTAAAAAATAAAAATTTTTCTTAGAAAATAATTCCGTATATGAAAAATTATTCATATATCTTTTCTATTTTTGATTTTAAATTAGCCGAAATTTTAAATTCTGGCTCAGATATATATTTTAAAGCTGTAAAAGGTTTATTTTTATAAGAACCTCTATCTCTGTGTGATTCATAGATTTCCTCTTCGATATCGTTTTCAAAAGGAAGAGCAAAACCTAAATCCTCTTTTATAAGAGAGTTTATCTGTTTATTTTTCTTGTTAGAGTTAAAAATCTCCTCTTCAGTTCTCCAAGAGTGGTTATCTCTGTCATAAACAGCCACATATGGAATACTAAAATTGTTTAAAAGAGTGATAAATTGTGGGATTGTACTTTTGCTACCACACTCAATAATAGAATAATCATATTTAAAGACGTTTAAAAGCTTTCCAAGGAAAGAGATAACGATTTTATCAGTTTGTCCCTCTACTAATATAACTTTTTTTGCGAAAAATAGCTCTGCACGGTCTGGATTTATCCAGTAGTTCATATTAAAGGCTTTTATAGCATCATCTTCAAATATATTTTTATTTGTTTGGAATAGATAGATTTTTTCATCTTTTTGTTTTGTTATACAGATAGATTTATATTGTTTTAGCCCTACAAAGCAACTAGAGAAAGTTTTTAAATATATATTGACCCCTCTATTTGAAAGTTTTATAAAATAGTTATAAAGCTCTCTTTGTTTCTGTGGATTAAGATAAAGCTCTGGTTCTTCAAATAAAATAGTGGCATCTCCCAGTAAAGTTCTATTTTTATCTAAAGAATCTAAAGCTATTTTTTTGATAAACTCAAAGAAAAGATAACGGTAAATTTCACTATTAGTGTGACCAAGATTTATTTCGTGATAAAGATTAGCGAGGTCTTCTTCAATCTCTTTGGATTTTTCAGGATTTTTTATAAGGAGCTTGTAGAAGAAAGATGCCACATCTTTAAAATCTCCCTCTCTTCTTCCGTGGATATGTACAAAAGGTACTTCTTCTATAAAGTTTATATAATCTCTGTGGGTTATTTCTTCCCACTCGTTTTTAGTTTTCAAAAGATATTTTACATTCATATCATTATAGATTAAGATTTTTAATTTATATGAAAGTTTATTTTTTATAAAAATTAGTTTTAGCTGAGCATAATCTGAGCCTTTAGCTATATCAGATATATCCAATGGACTTTTATTAAAAGCAAAGGATAGAGCAGAAGTAACATTATTAGTTCCCTCGATACTTTGACCTAAAAAAAGCATAAGTTCATTAAAATGGATATCCATTTTTTTTATTTTTCTCCAATTTCTTATAGAAATCAATTTTAGTTTCATATGCCCCTCCGTTTTATAATAAATTTTGATTTATTTTTCACTATATGTTAATATTACAATATAAATAGAAAAAATTCAAAATAATTTTTTGAAAGGATAATATAATGAAAAAATTAATCATAGCAATGCTTTTTATAAGTCTTGGAATTATAGCTAATGGAGAGGGTAAAAAAAATATAAAGAGGGTAGATACAGAGAAAATAAAAATAGAAAAAACTTCTCTTAAGGAGCTTGGAGAGGATAAATTTTACAAAAGATTAAATGAAAAAGATTTAGATTACAATGTTTTTAAAATGGCTATAAAAGGTTATAGAAAAATAAAAGTTAAAAATGATGATAACATTATTATAATAGATTTTTCAAAGGATTCAATAGAAAAAAGATTTTATTTTATAGATTTAGAAAATGGAAAAATAAGATATAAAACCTATGTTACCCACGGAAAAAACAGTGGAGCTGAAAAAGCTATAAGTTTTTCTAACCACCCAAACTCATATAAAAGTTCAATAGGATTTTTTTTAACGAGAAGTCATTATAATGGAGCATATGGATATTCCATAAGACTTAAAGGTTTAGAAGAGGAGTTTAATTCAAACGCTATTATAAGGGGAATTGTAATTCACGGGTCAAAGGAGGCAGAGGAAAAATATATTGAAAGATATGGATTTTTGGGAAGAACCGAGGGGTGTCCAGCTCTCCCACTTGGGATTTCAAGGGAGATAATGGAAAAAATTCCAGACAATACAGTGCTTTTTATCTACGGAGAAGAGGAAAAATATTTTAAAAAAAGTAAATTTTTAAAATAGATTATTGATAAAATAAAACTACTGTGATATAATGAATCATTAATAACGACTGTTATATAAAAAGGAGAAATATTGTGATTTTTTTAAAGGAAAGCGAAAAAACAGCTATAATATATGACGATAAAAAAATAACTTATACAGAACTTACTAGAGGAGCAAAAAGTTTTGCCGAGAGATTAAATATACAAAGAGATGACAAAGTTGTAGTCTTTATGGAAAATAGACCTGAGATTTTATATGGTTTATTAGCTATATTTGATAAAAGAGGAATCTCTGTAAACTTAGACGGAAGTTTTACAAGTGAAGAGCTTGTATATTATCTTACAGACTGTACACCAAAATATATTATTACATCAAGAAAAAATTATGAAACAGCTAAAAAAGGTGTAGAACTTGCTGGAATTAATGTAGAAATATTAGTTGGAGAAGATATTCCACTTGACTATAACGGAGAAAATATGGTTGTGGAATTAGATGAGAAAACAGAAAAAGATAAAGTTATGTTTATCCTTTATACTTCTGGAACAACAGGAAATCCAAAAGGGGTAATGCTTACTTTTGACAACCTTTTAGTAAACTTAGAAGGTCTTATGAAGTATAAAATGTTTAATTCAGAAGATAGAGTTTTAGGAATACTTCCAATGCACCATATCCTACCTCTTTTAGGGTCAGGATTACTTCCAATAGTTCATGGTTGTACTTTGGTATTTTTAAAAGAACTTTCATCACAAGCTCTTGTTGATGCTCTAAAAAAATATAAGATTACAATCA
Above is a window of Fusobacterium perfoetens DNA encoding:
- a CDS encoding YgiQ family radical SAM protein, whose protein sequence is MMFLPTTLEEVKKLGWDSLDVILISGDTYIDSSYNGTALIGKWLVKNGYKVGVIAQPDINSPDDITRLGEPNIYWAISAGCVDSMVANYTATKKKRHKDDFTPGGENNRRPDRASIVYTGLIRRFFKNSKIPIVLGGIEASLRRITHYDYWSNNLRRSLIFDAKADILSYGMGEKSMLELANALKGNREWRNIRGLAYISKEENKKYLTVPSYEECVEDKYKFIEMFNTFYKNCDPITAKGLNQKHGDRWLIQNPPSELFSEELLDEIYELPYERDVHPYYKAQGEVRAMDTIKYSLTTHRGCYGECNFCAIAIHQGRTVTSRSEDSILKEIKEITKDKKFKGNISDVGGPTANMYQMECSKKLKLGACSDKRCLYPNVCPALKPNHKKQISLLEKVRNIEKIKKVFIASGIRYDLILGDKTYGDKYLEEIVAHHVSGQMKIAPEHTEDKILDLMGKPGKEELIKFKRKFYELNKKLDKKQFLTYYLIAAHPGCNEKDMLDLKIFASEELKISPEQVQIFTPTPSTYATLMYYTEINPFTGKKIFVEKDNGKKEKQKNIIIPRENPKGFSHKASFNRSGDKGKSNQNKNSFVDKKSNKNSKNNKGNFKKK
- a CDS encoding NAD(P)/FAD-dependent oxidoreductase; the protein is MNKYDIIFLGGGQAGVFGAYEAITKNPDLKVLVIDKGKMLKNRVCPKELTGKCANCPTCAIIYGVSGAGAFSDSKFNMDYKVGGDVHKVTGKEVVNETIKDVVQIYRDFGFTEEPAGLKYNQAMIEIKRKCIENRVQLIDTPTMHLGTDGSRKLYTKLVDFLLEKGVEFKVERDIEDLIIEDGKIKGAKVTYKGQEEEYYSDNVLLAMGRSGAQKVMEMCHKSGVRCSNGAIDVGVRVEIPDIIMKEINENFYEAKMIYYSKTYKDKMRTFCSNPSGFIAMEKHADDVVLANGHAYKHKKSQNTNLALLCTKTFTEPFDKPFEYATAIAKMSSMLTGGKLLVQSYADLKEGKRSTDEKLERLNIVPTTSDYVAGDISLACPKRILDNIIEFIEAHDKITPGFASADLLLYFPEIKFRSTRMDIDKNMMTNIDGLYAAGDGSGYGSGLNIAAVMGILAVRHMLTRI
- a CDS encoding tyrosine-type recombinase/integrase encodes the protein MEKLIKDFLFYSEFTKRKKASSIKSLKKDLEQLKTYCDENSIQDIKKISSTDLRDFSIKLQKENISKRSLGRKLSSLRVFFKYLLENKKIERNPMLHIKTPNFIVEIPEILSMEEIEKLRDIIDTSKCNGIRDRLIVELLFSSGMTPNELIMLSEMAINLNEREIIIANGKEIRRVFFSETARKYLKMYLEAKKIKFKDKYNENIIFVNSSADRLSDRSLRRLLVKYGKRAEISKEVNPFIFRHTFGAYMLSHGMNIYYLKKLMGHLSVETTKIYQELIKKPVILKSLNINSNL
- the yqeH gene encoding ribosome biogenesis GTPase YqeH; translation: MSKFCVGCGIELQGTDKNKEGFLPLSVLEKDENQGKDLYCQRCFKIKNYGEYLPITLSRLDYRKEVHEALKDADVAVAIFDAIDFEGSFDYEILDILREMDSIVVLNKIDLIPDDKHPSEVADWIKYRLGEEGIAPLDVAIVSSKKGYGISGIYKKLNHFFPDGVRAIVLGVTNVGKSSIINRIIGKNIATESKYPGTTLKSSKKKITNGNITLIDTPGLIPEGRFSDLVCEKCNLDIVPSMEISRKTYKTGKDRVIFIGGLVKMRVLSENEFDPIFSVYASKNISYHDTNLEKAKELETSNRRDLFYPPCDDCWDSPDLKDLVTEEFVVESGEELVFKGLSWVSVKRGPLHLEITYPKKGEIIIRKAFIKPKR
- the hslV gene encoding ATP-dependent protease subunit HslV, coding for MKATTILIVKKGDEVAIAGDGQVTLGDTIVKSKARKIRKIKDYDVVLGFAGIAADAFVLEEKFEQYLDEYRGNLKKSAVELAKDIRNDKFQKEMEASIVVGGKDGLFSISGNGDVLEPEEDLLAIGSGGNYAYSAGLALLKHTDMSAEDIAREALLIASSICIYTSSNIIVEKI